The stretch of DNA CTCTTGTTCCCAGGCTCAGACCTGATAGGGTTCCAGATACCTTGTCCAAACCATAGCAACACCCCAGCACACTGTCCAAGTCTATCTTATTTATGATTTTAAATACTTCCTTACttcaattttatttaattttatgtaATTTGCTCAGCCTCGCAATGTTCCAATATACTTGAAATCTTTCAAGTCTGGTATCATGAGCATTCACAAATTTATTCACTCAAGAGCTAAGGCTGCCTAAAATCTGGAAGTTCGTCATTAAATCCTTTAGTTTCTCCAGCTTTCTTTCCAAATTCAAGATATTCCTCAAAATGTACCTTTTTGGCAATGCTTTTGGTTATCTATCCTAGTAATGCTCTATGATCCAATCTCATTTTTGTTTGACTGTGCTCCTGTGAAGCAACTTAGGATGTTAAAGTTGAAATTACTTTATAATGCTAATATTAATAAGCAACTAAGTACCTATTATTCTATCAAGTGGCTTGAGTTGCGATTGCTCACGTAGGGTTGAACCTTATTAAAACTAAATGGCAAGATGACAGGGCAATTAGTAATGCTACTTCACGACTCCAAGGACCTAATCCTCAGGGGTGCTGACTGTGCGTAGTTTGCATGTTTTCTCCATAACTTCATGAGTTTATTCAGATGCTCTAGTTTCGCTTTACATCCAAAACATACAGAAGATTAATTGATTACTACAAATGTCTTATTTGTGAACATTCATGGCAAAAAATGTGGTTATCACACTGTGTGAAAGAGAATACACGGCAGGTAGAGAGGGGAATAAGAAAAGGAGAAATGGAATTCATGGCACTGATGGAATGAATCTCCTGAGGTCTGGCATGgatctaatcagctgaatggcatTCTTATACCTGGTATAAGGTAGAAATCCTTTTGTGTGAACCTTACTTTATTAGATTAAACTCTGAAATTGTCACGTTggatttaaaatgaaaatttgtAATGTCAAAGAAAGAAAAAATCCAAATGTCTGTTAAAATATTAAGCATGAAGACAGTCAAATATCTATTAACCAATGTGTCAGACCACCGACAGATCTTGAATAGGCACAGATGATAACTACTCATTAATAAATCTAGATAGAGTTCAGTAGCAGAATCTGAATTACTCTGTTTCAACATAAATGCAAAAATTACTGTCACTTTTTTGATAAAATGTGGTAGCAGGAAAACTGAAATGCCTTGTGTTATTTATTAATGTTTTTAAAATCAGTAGGTGGAATATTTTCAATCTATTTCCCTTTAATGCTTCTTTCTGATCAGATTCCAGATTGGTATCCTTTATGTTCTGGCTTATCACCCTCCTAGTGGTCTCTACCTTCACCCATCCCTCCCCGCCTGGCTCAATTTGCTCTTTATTTTGCCTCCTTCAACCTAACACCcaatttgtttttttaatgtacagtatttctattttttgcacgttttaatctattcaatatacttatactgcaattgatttacttttttttccctctcttctctactatgtattgcattgaactgctgctgctaagttaacaaatttctcagCACTtgctggtgatgataaacctgattctgattctgagattctgggttcatttttatttattgcgATTAGATAGAAACAATGGATCGAAATATCAACCAACATAAAGCAGGCTCGAGTAAAAAAGCAGCAACCTGGTCTAAGAATCAAATATTTAACAGGTGTAAAACTAAGACATTTCCGGGAAGATGGCGGTCGTTTGGATGCAACAGCCTCTCGGGGCCCTACCAAAGGTGAAATGTCTTTCATATGACCACACGATAATGCTGGACATGAGAACTTtaggtactgcaggtctaccctacCCATCAGCAAGCTGCTCCTTGGCAGAGAAGCTGGAGGAGCTCTACTTGGTGCAGACCATGTGACTGCCTGCTACGGAGCAGCATCAGAGTCGGTGTGCAGAAGTGATGCGCAATCTAACagcaagtgattgtcttggacgtTTCTGTGGTGATCGTAAGACCCTGTTGGTAATGTAAAGTACAGCAAGTCCACTTCCCTCATTTAGTGGTgagacagatggtggagaggctGTGTGTTCCCGGTTGCAttgagaactaggcctcaagctacgggcttgcctgttgcagcagtccaggagaggagatgcCAGAGGCAGTGCAGCATGGTGTTATAGAcaatatagacaataggtgcaggagtaggccatttggcccttcgagccagcaccaccattcaatgtgatcatggctgatcatccacaatcagtaacccgttcctgccttctccccatatcccttgactctgctatctttaagagctctatctaactctttcttgaaagcatccagagaattggcctccactgccttctgaggcacaactctccgggtgaaaaagttattcctcaactctgttctaaatggcctaccctttattcttaaactgtggcctttggttctggactcccccaacatcaggaacatgtttcctgcctctagcatgtccaatcccttaataattttatatgtttcaatcagatcccctctcatccttctaaattatgTTCATGCTGGGCTGGGGGCAGGCTCCTCCCATTGGTACTGTCATCCAGCGTTCActcggtggaagacaagctggattgcatgtGTGCATATGTTCATCCATGGACTGCTGTGAACTGCTTGTTCTTGCCGATAACACCTATGCACTATCTATTTACAGGACATATCACTCAGGGACAGGGGCTATATCTATacattttgtgtgactgtatgtttacttgctgtcttatatgtgccttgtgctgtttaTGACTGTTGGcattgtgttttgtaccttggccctggaggaatgctgtttcatttggctgtattcataggtattcatgtatggttgaatgctaacactggacaacaaatttttttttaagtgttgcttcctcagaattttgttTATGAGATATTGCTGGAAGCTGAATACAAATATACTTCCAGACTACTtctatcacgtaggaatttgaagaaacaagaaattaacttttattgaatataatgcatttaattgcataaccgtgctgatgctttgcaatagttcaattaAACTAAAACAGTTTTGTTgacgattttcatttgtactcagtgtctgaggcttcttgtataagtatccaacaataatcagccagcattgatggattccagttgtcctGACACCATTTCTCCAtcactgcaatgtcctggtgaaacttttCCTCATGCTCATCATTGACTGTGCCAGGAGTTGCAGGGAATTCTACGTGAGAATGCAGAaagtgaatctttagtgacatgttgcactgtATGGTCTTGTATGCTTGAACCATGTTGTCAGCCAGCTCCACGTAGCTTGGTGCTCTGCAGTTACTGAGAAAATATTCAACAACATTCTTGAAcgccttccatgcaattttctccagtcTCACTataagttctttgaattgcctgttaTTGATAACCTGTCTGATTTATGGACCAACGAagatgccttccttaatcttggcatcagttgttctcacttgaattatgaattgaaataagaaatataggtgatttcaaaaaaatggtgtgtggtagggaaatttgatggtgattttcatgatcagtagctcATGACCATAAAATACACCcacaagtattcaggaagcaaaatcttttttGTCCAGTGTACGTTTGTAATTAAACTTGATGCTGAACTACCTACATATGACCCAACAAGAAAGCAACATTAGTGTAGGACTGATAGAAAAAAGCATCAGTTGGGACTGATGGGGGGAAGCAGAATGCAGGTACTTACTATATTGCAGTAATAGCTACAATTTCAATGTAACATAATTACTTTAAGAAGCGTAAGACACATTAAGATTTTCATTAAATGCACTTTTTCTATTCAGAGCAGATAATTTCTTAAAATTATATCACTGGAGGGTAGAAGAATCAGGATGTTAGCAATTTCTGCTTGCCTTGATGGGAGCTTGTAAAAACCTCTTCACTACTACTAATGTTAAGTTAATTGATCAGACATTTGTAAAAGATAGGAAAAATGTACAAATAAAAGTGTTTAATTTTTGTTATTTAGAAGCACCAGCATAGTGTAGGTAAATGGTAGAAAAAGGGGAGTATTTTCCCAAGCAGTTTATACCATGATAACAAATAAAAATTCTGAACATAGTGGACTGTTTTGAATGTGATTTCTTTTTCTTATCATTTCTCTCCTAAAGTCAAAACACTGAGGTATTgatccacacaaaaaaaattgtaACAATTCTGTAAATCTTGGAGTAggtaaaagaaaaaataagtcTTCAAAAAATAAAGCAAATCAACAGTGACATGTGGCTTAAGATAAAAATGTGTGGTAATAAATAACTGAGAATTAATCTCCAATCTGATTAGTTTTAAAGGTAGGTGAACAGAAGTGCAATATTGTACCCATGAGACCAGCATCAATCAGTGTAAGTAAGCTGTTTGATATTTTTGCCTTAAGAAGTTTTATTTCAGGTCCCTGGAATAATCAATgggattttaaattattttattttattgagataaggcacggaataggcccttccagccctttgagttatgccgcccagcaatctcccaatttaatcctaacctaatcatgggaaaatttacaatgaccaattaacctacgtcttgggactgtgggaggaaactggactgcctggaagaaacccacgcggtcatggggagaaagtaccaactccttacagtcctggggaggaattgaacccaagtcacctATACTgtatagtgttgtgctaaccatgatgCTACCACACAGTTGTAATTTTGTTGATGCCCATCAAGAAAGGGCAGTAATATGAAAGTATGATTATTCCATAAACACAGTATATTAAACTGAATTGTTTAATAGATTTGAATTTGTAAAGGTCAAACTTGTTAACCTGCTGCAGAAATACTCATTGCATATAATTTACTCAAAAACATCAGACTGAAGTGATCCTTACTTTTAAACACATCACAGACAGTAAAATCTGGGATTTAGAACTTCAGCAATATGCAGTGACATACAATAATTGGCTATTCCTCATATCAAAGTGTTGCACTTTACAAAACAATGTCGACTGCGTCCTGCATCATGGATACTCTACATGATTGATTGACAGCTTGCCAACTACCTTACATGCATGATCACAGATTCACTGATTCTAGTTCCGTCATAATACTCTCATAATGTTTTATCTtcttaaaggacaggaccacttGGAAGTTCAAGCCATGTAAACATGAAATATTTAAATTGAAAATGTTCTTGTCAGCATTTTCATAAAAGCCAATACTTCCTGAGAAATAGAGTTGAAGCTTACCCACAAGAGCCAATTAAACCTTTAATCTGTTAAATGCTATCGTTGAATGTAGATACCACTGTATTCTTACACTAATCAGGACATTATGATGCTTAAATGATTGCCTTTTCTCTAGAAAACTGACAGTAGCATCTCCCTTATCACTGAGCTCTGTATTGGCACacaaaaagcttttttaagtatgtaaaaattaaaagagcgatgagagtggatataggaccactagaaagtaAAGCTGGAGGACAGAGGCCAAGGAGGTGGCAGATGAActctaaatattttgcatcagtcttcactgtggaagaccttagcagtgtgccagatgttgaagggtgtggaggaaaagaagtgagtgcagttactatttcaAGGGagaagtgctcaaaaagctgaaaggccaAAGGGttcacggagcttagaaaaatagagagctatgtgctagggaaattctaggctgtttctagagtaggttacatggtcagcacaacattgtgggtcgtagggcctgtaatgtgctgcggatttctatgttctgtgtattaTGTTCTATAagccacccagaccagatgaactgtaccctagggttctgaaagaggtagcattagagattgtggaggctttagcaatgatctttcaaaaatcattgccctctggcatggtgccaaaggactgaaaatttcaaatgtcactccactcgttaagaaaggaggaagacagcagaaaggaaattatagaccagttagcctgatctcagtggctaggatgatgttggagtcaattgttaaggatgaggttatggagtacttggtgacacaggacaaggtaggacaaagtcagcatgatttccttaaggggaaatcttgcctgatgaacctgttggaattctttgaggagattacaagtaggacagataaaggggatgttgtatatttggattttcagaaggcctttgacaaagtaccaCAAAAGagtctgcttaccaagttaagagccaagctaagtattacagggaagttactgccTTGATTAGGTAGAAagcagtgagtgagaataaaagaaACCTTTTCAGATTggttgccagtgattagtggtgttctgcaggagtcaaTGGTGGGACCatttcattttatgctgtatattaataatttagatgGTTTTtatgccaagttttcagatgttatgaagattggtggaggggcaggtagtgttgaggaaacaggtaggtttCAGAAGGACTTAACAAATTAGGAGAAttgacaagaaagtggcaaatgaaacacaatgttggaaaatgcacgcatggtcatgcactttggtagtagaaataaatgtgctgaggctttataaagtactggtgaagcctcaccttgagtattgtgaacaattttgggctcctcatctaagaaaagatgtgctggcattggagaggattcagaggaggttcacaaggatgattccaagactgaaagggttaccataagaggaaagtttgatggctctgggtctgtactcactggaatttataaggatgaggggggagctctgaaacctttcgaatgttgaaaggcctagatatagtagatgtggaaaggatgtttccattgaCAGGGGTGTCTAGAacaagtgggcacagcctcatgaAAGAagggtatccatttaaaacacagatgtggagaaatttcttcagctagagggtggtgaatttgtggaatttattaccacaggcagctgtgaaggccaggtcgtttggtgtgtttaaggcaaagcttgataggttcttgaatggacatggcattaaaggttatggggagaaggcagggaagtggggctgaggaggggagaaaaggatcagccatgattgaatggcggagcagactcaataggccaaatggcctaattctactcctatgtcttatggtcaaaatgGTGTCGTTAAGATTGATTGTCTTCTCAATATTTTCAAAAGATAAGCATCAAAACATTGCATGCTTTGAGGCAGTAAATATTTACAATAATACTTTATTTATGCCCAATGGTCAGATCAGTGTTCTTAATATatagtggccgctttattaggtgcacctgctcgttaatgaaaatatctaattaGTCTTCAGGAGAGAAATaccacgtggcagcaactcagtgcatagaaGCATTCAGACATGGTCGAGTTTCAGCtgctgttcagatcaaacatcataTTAGAGGAAAAATGTGACataagtgattttgaccgtggaatgattgctggtgctagTTGGTTTGAGCACTCCAGAAACTGTTGAtttggggttttcacacacatcCCTAGAGCTcttagagaatggtgcgaaaacaaaaaatatccagtgagtgccagtcctgtgggtgaaaatgccttgttaatgagagaggtcagaggagaatgtctagactggttcaagctgacagaaaggcaacacTAACTCAGAtagccacatgttacaacagtggtatgcagaagagtatctctgaacacctaacacattgaaccttgtactggatgggctacagcagcagaagaccatgaacatacatgcagtcaccactttattagataaaggaggtatctaataaagtaactactgagtgtatattttaAAGTTAACAACAGGAACTGAAGATTGTGAATGAAATTTTGCTTCCACAGCTGTGCCAAGAAGCTGATATAACTCCAGCAGATACCTGAGAAAATGGTTTCAGAGGTCCTGCTGAACCTCTGACACAATCAGCTCACCCTGCTACCACCACTCATCTTCCACCATTCAATGCCGCTGGTAGAGAATCAATTGGAATTAATACTCCGTCCATTCAGACTGGTAGCTAAAGTGGCTTCTAATTTGCAAAAGTGCACAGAACATGTAATGCTAAACTGGCCTAGGTTTTACTTGGCCCACTACAACCACCCACCTCTTCTGCCACTCTATTTCAAGTGGATTACTTAAGGGAAACTGAAAGAATGAAGTGCATGCACCAATAGGCAGAAAACTGCAGAACCTCACTCGTAATATGTGGGAGTCAATGTGACGTATCCAGCTCTAAATTCTTAATATCAGCTTAAATACAGTATAACCAAGATTCAAGTTTACTTAACACATgggcatcgaaacatacagtggaaaCCTTACAGATTTCACCATAATGCTGTGCAGAAGCATTAGGGTAAACTAATAACCATTGTacctcttctgcctttctccccttTAAATAATATAAAGTCATTATTTCCTGTCCCCATCAAAAAAGCCAAGTATTCTTCTTTTACATACCAATATTTTCAATTGGTTTATATTTAACCTTTTTAACTTTTAACAATCTGGACATTGTTTCTaagctgctgcaaaataatagaAAAATCACTTTGCAGGATCACTGAGAGTTATAAGGGCTGAGCACATCCAGTCAAGTGAGATGATGGTAGTTTTAaaatatttgatttattttttattaaaagGAAAGCTTGGTAAATAATCCGAATGATCACATGATTAAATTAACACCCCATACTCATGGAGGAGCTTGTTGAGGTGGCTGGGTGAGTTGGGGATAGTGAAATTGTAGAATCATGCAACATTTTGGGTATAGAACGAGTCCATAGCCTATCATTTGTGCAAGTCAAGTCAGAGCTACATAGCCTAACCCCATCCTCTAGCTCTAGGTTCTTAGTCCTTCAAATCACAGTTCTTCATGTATACATCCAATGCATTAATGGAATAAAGCTTTCTGTCTCCACTACACACCCAAGTCTGTGAATTCCAGGCCTCAAAGACCCTTTGGGTGAAAAACATTTTTccaacaaaccttcctgcaaatCCTTTAAACTTCCAACCTTCTACTTCTTACTAACTCAAACTTGGCTCCTCAGAATCTCATTCACTTGAGCTAAATCACTCCATCGTCCCTGTTCTAGAGAAAACAACTGTAGTTTATTTGATCCTTCTGGCCTGGTGTAATTTTCCAGCCTTGGCAACATCCTCAGTTTTCTTCTGTGTCCTTTCCATTACACTCCTGtcatgtggcaaccagaactgttaGCAATCCTCAAGCTATCACTTAAGTTTTACTTATTATTGGTGTTGCATAATATCCTGCTTCTTATGTTATTTGCCTTAATTAACAAAGGAAAGGCTTTTGTACCAACTTGTTGATCTGTCCATAAAGATTTATGGGTGTAAATCTAAAGACCCTTTGTTTCTCTACAACACTCAAGATCTTCCCATTCATTGTATACTCCCTTGCCTTGTTACACCTCACCAAGTGCATTTAGAACCTTGCCAGCAAACTAACTGAATGCATTTAATGCATTGATATTGTATAAAAGAAATTAAGAGCATTCTTGGAATCACACTCTCATtgtcacaattctccaaatggaTGTATTGACACTTTATGCAATATTAGAAAAAAATCTCAACCATatgaaaagcaaaaggattgaAAGTACttccaactgtttttttttttatcttgCTATTTAGGAATAGGATGAAGACAAGCAAACAGGACAAGCAATCTAGACAAACCTACAATAAAATGTAGCCTCTATTTGACCTGAGATAGAGTTAGACTTTTTGCCAATGAAAAGATGAGCAGTGATCTTAAATGGAAAGGTATAGCTAGCTGTTAATTTACTCCAGACTTCACAGCTACTGCAAACCATCTCCTAGGCAGAAATGTTCAAAACATGTTTTGATACTTACTGCTTTTGCTCTGCCAGTAGTTCTTGATTTACTTCTTAATCTATGAGCAAaggagaatgtgtgtgtgagggttgggTGGATGGCTGTGTTCTTTAGAGCTTGTGTCCTTGAATGCCTGCTAATGGGAAAAATAGTCCACAATATTTCTCTGTTAAAGTATCAACACATcccatttggagaattgtgacaATGAGGTgagattctgatgaagggtctcggtctgaaatgtcaactgtttactctttttcataaatgctgcctggcctgccgagttcctccagcattttgtgtgtgtttgctgtGATTTTACCACAATGCTTCTGCTTGCCCTTTCTAAGAGTCATTCAATCAGTTTCATTGTTTTGTCCTTTCATTGTCCTGTACATTATATccaagtgttggggctgttaatTTGAAATGAAAGGAAGACATGTCACAATTAATTGAAGATGTTGTGAGGAAATTTTTTAGGAGTTTGAGATAAGTGATGACCTTCTGAATGCCAGTGGGAATGCTGAAACACTGAGAGAGGTAAAGGAAATTCAACTGAAGAGGAAAGGAGAAAGCTGATAAACAGTTCACAGCACATTGCATTCACCACAATGTTTGATATAGTTAAGAAGTACACCATGTCACAAACCACCATAAATGGAAAGCTTATGTTTCAAATCCTATTGCCAGGCCTCATTGCTAATTatttttgagaatattttctgaacttGATAATATCAATTAATTTGCAACTACAGTTGATGTAAGACAATCCGTTGAATTACAATGGATTAACTACAGTCCCATGCATTATATATCACTCTTTCAGGAGTAGTAGGTCTCTCCAAATTAGATTTAAACCGCATTCACATGGGTGGGTGGGTGAATGTTCTTATGATTCATCAGCGATTTGCAGTGTGACTTTTAGGCAGATGATTAATGTGCCCAGTGGGAGTCAAATCTGCTGATTAAAGTGTGGCCAGTGAACTGCCCGTCTTTGCTGGGAGTGCCTCAGCGGTAATGGGCAGTAATGGTTTCCAGACTGATTTCAGCCTCACACTCATACTGAACCCCGCCCGGAAGCAGGAGAGTTCCCTGTTCTCCAGGGCTCTGAGCCGATGAAATGTTCGAGACCTTGTCGAAGGGCAGCTCGTGTTCCTCAGGCTCGGTGACGGAGTGGAGGAGCTGGTCGGGAAGTCCGACGCCGTTGACAATGGTAGCGGTGGCGTCCTTGTGCAGTGTGGTGTCGTGGTGGTAGGATACCAGTTCGTTGCTGAAATTGACCGCCTCCACTGCGTTACTGGGGCAGAAGCGAGCGCAGCCCAGGATAGTAGTGAAGGCCTTCCTGAAATCGGCATTGAAGGCGTAGATGACCGGGTTGAGGGAGGAATTGGCCCAGCCGAACCACACAAAGATGTTGAAGGTGATCTCACTGACGCAGGGCAGTTCTGTGGTTTTGTAGAGCTGAAGGTCGCAGAAAGGGACCATGCAGTTGAGCACGAAGAAGGGTAGCCAGCAGAAGACAAAGACCCCCATGATTATAGACAGAGTCTTGAGCACCTTGGTCTCTTTCTTGAAGGAGGTCTTCAGGGCCGTTTCGTGCGGGCAATCGGCCGCGTGCTCTTGGCAACTCTGGGCGTGCTCCACCGCTCTCTCCAGGGAGGAGATTCTCCGGATTTGGGTCTGGGCGATGCGGTAAATCCGCGTGTAGGTCCCGAGCATGATGACCACCGGGATGTAAAAGCTGATGAGAGAGGAGGAGATTGCATAAGTCCTGTTCAGGCTGGAGTCACAGTTGTTGTCCCTACCTTCCCAGTCTTGAAGCAGATCTGCCTCCGCCCTGTGCCAATTCAGCTGAACCGGGATGAAGGAGATCAGGATAGAGAGTGTCCAGGCCACCCCGATCATGACGAAAGCCACTCTCTGGGTCATCTTCCGCTCGTATCTGAAGGGGCTGGCGATGGCCCAGTACCTATCCAGGCTGATGATGCACAGGTTGAGGATGGAGGCGGTCGAGCACATGATGTCGAACGCGATCCAAGTATCGCAGAAGGAGCCGAACAGCCAATAACCAGCCACCTGGCTTAAGGCTTTCCAGGGCATCACCAGAACGGCCACGAAAAGGTCGGAAACCGCCAGCGATATGACGAAAAAATTGGTGACTTTCGACCTCAGGTGCCTGAACTTGATAACAGCCAGACAGACTAGAGTGTTTCCCAatagagtggagagaatgagcaggaaAAGCAAGCAGCCGGTCGCAGCCCGCAGGGTCAGCTCCGAACTCACCACTCCGGAGACCCTCGTGTGGTTGGTTAAGTTTCCCATTGAGGTTTCGTCTCTGTAGAGCCCACCGCTTCTTTTTCTTTAGGCCAAATGCAGACTTAGAGTTCCCCGATCTTCAGAACCATGGTACGCGTTTTCTCGCTGGCACCCGGGACCCGCGCTTCTGAACGGAATGCCGACATCCCCAGTTCCAACGGCAGTGCAAAGCCAGGCAAGGTTTAATGTGTTGGGCGCCCCTTGGGTGCTGGGATCTCCCAGCACCATACCGACCGGAATGTGCTTCTAGAATAGAAAAACATCGGTGATACTGGGGTTTTTAGAATAAAAAGTTGAACCTCATTGAACGGGCTCACGGCAAACACTGTAAGCATAAACTATGACTAATGACAATAAAATATACGCGTTATATGATCTATTGTAGCTGCCCAGTACGCTATATATATACTACCGATTAATAAGGCTATAATGGAATTACGTATTGCATTATAAATTTCTTTATGCGTTACCTGCAAACGCATTAACCGCACTCTACACGTAGTATCAAAGAACCATACTGCACAACAACTCCTGGACTAAGACTGTTCCGACATGTGTAACATGTGATAGCTTCTGCATCATACATGTTAGCTATATCTTAGATGTAGTGTTTTAACTTGACCGAGCAGTTTCAAGTTAAATGCATCGTAGACTGTATACCCATAAATATTAATTACACCGACACAGACTTTTTGCCTTACCTTTAAAGGCCAATTGTGTGAACTAAACGTGAGACGTTGAACCAATCTGCCATTTCAGAATGTTGAACTGTTATTTTCACCTCCGTAAAAGACTATGCCGCTTTAACCCTCTTTTCGATTCAAGACAGCAGCTTTGCTGTcattcaggtgaagtgttgttgAATGGAAAACTAATTTTAATAAATCATGCTTTGAGCAGAGAATTGTTCAGTTAACAGTTGTAGCGAATAAGTTAGTTGTTTATAGCATAGGTCCTCTCTAAGGCGAACTTTATATATTCTCTTTACTGTCATTGGTTAGCCAACAAATTGCGGGGGTCGCTGTGATTTTTGGAATAATCAGCCATAGACTGACCAGCTAAGATGAATCCAACTAGTTTCCTGCTGACAGAAACGGAATCAATGGAGCTGGCGATGCAGATGACGAATTCGGATTGGCCAGTCTGTAGCCGGACGAGGCTATGATGGCTCATTCACAATTTCATGCGAGGCGGTCAGTTGGGAGTCAGGAGACCATCGTGGATTCGGGTGCTGCAGTGAGGAACGAAAACCAGGATTCACCCTGCACACGTGGATTGACATCTCTGGTGTGTAAAATACTAAACTGGATTATCCTGACTGGCGTGCGCTCTGGAACTTT from Hemitrygon akajei chromosome 23, sHemAka1.3, whole genome shotgun sequence encodes:
- the drd6b gene encoding D(1C) dopamine receptor, whose protein sequence is MPWKALSQVAGYWLFGSFCDTWIAFDIMCSTASILNLCIISLDRYWAIASPFRYERKMTQRVAFVMIGVAWTLSILISFIPVQLNWHRAEADLLQDWEGRDNNCDSSLNRTYAISSSLISFYIPVVIMLGTYTRIYRIAQTQIRRISSLERAVEHAQSCQEHAADCPHETALKTSFKKETKVLKTLSIIMGVFVFCWLPFFVLNCMVPFCDLQLYKTTELPCVSEITFNIFVWFGWANSSLNPVIYAFNADFRKAFTTILGCARFCPSNAVEAVNFSNELVSYHHDTTLHKDATATIVNGVGLPDQLLHSVTEPEEHELPFDKVSNISSAQSPGEQGTLLLPGGVQYECEAEISLETITAHYR